In Aedes albopictus strain Foshan chromosome 3, AalbF5, whole genome shotgun sequence, the following are encoded in one genomic region:
- the LOC134290607 gene encoding uncharacterized protein K02A2.6-like, producing MRAINAESTIDALNKIFVVWGYPLTIQSDNGPPFQSDLFVKTWQNRGIAIQKSIPMSPQSNGAIERQNQGIKKALAASKLDNCNWRIALERYVHNHNKVRPLSRLGVTPFELLVGWKYRGTFPCLWEANSDNNLDREEIREKDAFSKQESKRYTDSRRGAKESNLTVGDTVVLVQQKRLKSDPTFGTEKYTILARDGAKLVVRSDRGVVYSRNVEDAKRATRDTPDETTPGPTDKPMLDLPDPDEPLTGHTSNDTFKERRSRL from the coding sequence atgagaGCGATCAATGCCGAATCAACGATCGATGCTTTGAATAAAATCTTCGTGGTGTGGGGATATCCGTTGACCATACAAAGCGATAACGGGCCACCTTTTCAAAGCGATCTATTCGTAAAGACGTGGCAGAACAGAGGCATTGCGATTCAAAAGTCAATTCCAATGAGCCCCCAATCTAATGGGGCAATTGAAAGACAAAATCAGGGCATAAAAAAAGCTCTGGCTGCCTCCAAATTGGACAACTGCAACTGGCGAATTGCACTTGAGAGATATGTGCATAATCATAACAAAGTGCGTCCTCTATCGCGGCTAGGAGTCACGCCATTTGAATTGCTTGTCGGGTGGAAGTATCGGGGAACGTTTCCTTGCCTATGGGAAGCCAACTCTGACAACAATCTAGATCGCGAGGAAATAAGAGAGAAAGATGCCTTTTCGAAGCAAGAGAGCAAGAGATATACTGATTCAAGACGAGGAGCTAAGGAATCGAACCTGACCGTAGGGGACACAGTAGTTCTTGTGCAACAGAAGCGGCTTAAATCTGATCCAACTTTCGGCACAGAAAAATACACGATTTTGGCCAGAGATGGCGCCAAACTTGTTGTTCGAAGCGATCGAGGAGTAGTGTACTCGCGCAATGTTGAGGATGCCAAGAGGGCTACTCGGGACACACCCGACGAGACCACGCCGGGTCCAACAGACAAACCGATGTTAGATCTTCCAGATCCCGACGAACCGCTAACAGGTCACACAAGTAACGATACTTTTAAAGAGCGGCGCAGTAGGTTATAA